A region from the Natronoarchaeum mannanilyticum genome encodes:
- a CDS encoding aldehyde dehydrogenase family protein — protein sequence MSQTADAETHRHYIGGEWSDGAGEETFDSENPATGETLATFRRGTEDDVDAALAAAEDAEEAWRELSYIDRAEYLWDIYHELRERHEELGEIVTKECGKEISEGKADVTEAWHMVEWAAANARHPHGDVIPSEIADKDAYMRRKPRGVVGCVTPWNFPVAIPFWHMAVALVEGNTVVWKPAEQTPWCGQIIAEMFEDAGIPDGVFNMVQGFGDAGAAITEDERVDTVLFTGSAEVGLEIASKVGGEPGKLAACEMGGKNGIVIAEDADLDIAVHSAVMSSFKTTGQRCVSSERLIIHEDVYDEFKERFVEVAENVAVGDPLEEGTFMGPAIEAEHVEKIHRHNELARTEGANVLVDRADLDADEIPDGHEDGHWVGPFVYEMEYDSDLRSLQEECFGPHVALIEYSGDMDRAIEIHNDTDYGLAGAVISEDYRKIHQFRDEAEIGLAYANLPCIGAEVHLPFGGVKSSGNGYPSAREVIEAVTERTAFTLNNSKDIEMAQGLSADITTQDDD from the coding sequence ATGAGTCAGACAGCCGACGCGGAGACACACCGACACTACATCGGCGGCGAGTGGAGCGACGGCGCGGGCGAGGAGACGTTCGACAGCGAGAACCCGGCGACCGGCGAGACGCTGGCGACGTTCCGCCGCGGCACCGAGGACGACGTGGACGCCGCGCTCGCGGCGGCCGAGGACGCCGAGGAAGCGTGGCGCGAGCTCTCCTACATCGATCGCGCGGAGTACCTCTGGGACATCTACCACGAGCTGCGCGAGCGCCACGAGGAGCTCGGCGAGATCGTCACGAAGGAGTGCGGCAAGGAGATCAGCGAGGGGAAAGCCGACGTCACCGAGGCGTGGCACATGGTCGAGTGGGCGGCAGCGAACGCCCGCCACCCCCACGGCGACGTGATCCCCAGCGAGATCGCAGACAAGGACGCCTATATGCGCCGCAAGCCCCGCGGCGTCGTCGGCTGCGTGACGCCGTGGAACTTCCCGGTCGCGATCCCGTTCTGGCACATGGCCGTCGCGCTCGTGGAAGGTAACACCGTGGTCTGGAAGCCCGCCGAGCAGACGCCGTGGTGCGGCCAGATCATCGCCGAGATGTTCGAGGACGCCGGCATCCCCGACGGCGTGTTCAACATGGTCCAGGGGTTCGGCGACGCCGGCGCGGCGATCACCGAGGACGAGCGCGTCGACACCGTGCTGTTCACGGGATCGGCGGAGGTCGGCCTCGAAATCGCCAGCAAGGTCGGCGGCGAACCCGGCAAGCTCGCGGCCTGCGAGATGGGCGGGAAGAACGGCATCGTGATCGCCGAGGACGCCGATCTGGACATCGCCGTCCACAGCGCCGTGATGTCGAGCTTCAAGACGACCGGCCAGCGCTGCGTCTCCAGCGAGCGCCTCATCATCCACGAGGACGTCTACGACGAGTTCAAGGAGCGGTTCGTCGAGGTCGCCGAGAACGTCGCCGTCGGCGACCCGCTGGAGGAAGGCACGTTCATGGGGCCGGCGATCGAGGCCGAGCACGTCGAGAAGATCCACAGGCACAACGAGCTCGCCCGGACGGAGGGCGCGAACGTGCTCGTCGATCGCGCCGACCTCGACGCCGACGAGATCCCCGACGGCCACGAGGACGGCCACTGGGTCGGCCCGTTCGTCTACGAGATGGAGTACGATAGCGACCTGCGCTCGCTGCAGGAGGAGTGTTTCGGCCCGCACGTCGCGCTGATCGAGTATTCGGGCGACATGGACCGGGCGATCGAGATCCACAACGACACCGACTACGGGCTGGCCGGCGCCGTCATCAGCGAGGACTACCGCAAGATCCACCAGTTCCGCGACGAAGCCGAGATCGGGCTGGCGTACGCGAACCTGCCCTGCATCGGCGCGGAGGTCCACCTTCCCTTCGGCGGCGTCAAGAGCTCCGGCAACGGCTACCCCAGCGCCCGCGAAGTGATCGAGGCCGTCACCGAGCGGACGGCGTTCACGCTCAACAACTCGAAGGACATCGAGATGGCCCAGGGCCTCTCGGCCGACATCACGACGCAGGACGACGACTGA
- a CDS encoding proline racemase family protein: MQTDTLVETLDTHTAGEPTRIVTSGFDRSKIRGGDVAAQRDRFADELDWLRELLLCEPRGHDDMFGAVPVEPAAEDADLGLFFMDSRGYLDMCGHGTIGAVTALIETGQLSPAETVTVETPAGLVETRPTVADGRVEDVTVRNVESFVYDAVTVSIDRDGGEEPLSVPVDVVSAGNVFAMVDADAVGLSVETASVDAFVEYGTAIRRAVNDRLDIVDPFTGDERRVSIVEFYERGGDADRNVVVFGDGQVDRSPCGTGTCAKMTLLHHEGELSVDEPYRYESVIGTRFTGRLVDVERRDGIDVATPEVTGSAYITGRHTFMRDERDDLGGFSLRS, translated from the coding sequence ATGCAAACTGACACTCTCGTCGAGACGCTCGACACGCACACCGCCGGCGAACCGACCAGAATCGTCACCAGCGGGTTCGACCGATCGAAGATCCGCGGCGGCGACGTCGCCGCCCAGCGCGACCGGTTCGCCGACGAACTGGACTGGCTGCGCGAACTGCTGCTGTGCGAGCCGCGCGGGCACGACGACATGTTCGGCGCGGTACCGGTCGAACCGGCCGCCGAGGACGCCGACCTCGGGCTGTTCTTCATGGACAGCCGGGGCTACCTGGACATGTGCGGCCACGGGACGATCGGCGCCGTGACGGCCCTGATCGAGACGGGCCAGCTCTCGCCAGCCGAGACCGTCACCGTCGAGACGCCCGCCGGCCTCGTCGAAACCCGACCGACGGTCGCCGACGGCCGCGTCGAGGACGTCACGGTGCGAAACGTCGAGTCGTTCGTCTACGACGCGGTGACCGTCTCGATCGACCGAGACGGCGGAGAGGAACCGCTCTCGGTGCCGGTGGACGTGGTATCGGCCGGCAACGTGTTCGCGATGGTCGACGCCGACGCGGTCGGCCTGTCCGTCGAGACGGCCTCGGTCGACGCGTTCGTCGAGTACGGCACCGCCATCCGGCGCGCGGTCAACGACCGCCTCGATATCGTCGATCCCTTCACCGGCGACGAGCGCCGCGTGTCGATCGTCGAGTTCTACGAGCGCGGCGGCGACGCCGACCGCAACGTCGTCGTGTTCGGCGACGGGCAGGTCGACCGGTCGCCCTGCGGCACCGGCACCTGCGCGAAGATGACGCTCCTGCACCACGAGGGCGAGCTCAGCGTCGACGAGCCGTACCGCTACGAGAGCGTCATCGGCACGCGCTTCACCGGGCGACTGGTCGACGTCGAGCGCCGCGACGGCATCGACGTGGCGACGCCGGAGGTGACCGGGTCGGCGTACATCACCGGTCGACACACGTTCATGCGCGACGAGCGCGACGACCTGGGCGGGTTCTCGCTCCGGAGCTGA
- a CDS encoding proline dehydrogenase family protein — translation MIPPVASRFVAGETPSAALDHAAQNREDGVGTILNLLGEHHDDPEVASGDVEAYRDMIDEVAAAEETAPSGPETCISVKPSQIGLEISDGEFAANLRRIVERGDERGVFVWVDMENYETTDATLDAYEELAREHDGGVGLCLQANLKRTRDDLDRLADVPGKIRLVKGAYDEPESIAYKEKSRVNEAYKTLLEDAFEHRDGGVAVGSHDPEMIEYARQLHEEYGTPYEVQMLMGVRDDAQRELAAEGVDVYQYVPYGSRWLLYFYRRVRERKENLLFAARAVVQGVVPG, via the coding sequence ATGATTCCGCCCGTAGCTAGCAGGTTCGTGGCCGGCGAGACGCCGTCGGCCGCGCTCGACCACGCGGCGCAGAACCGCGAGGACGGCGTCGGGACGATCCTCAATCTGCTCGGCGAACACCACGACGACCCCGAAGTGGCGTCCGGCGACGTCGAGGCGTACCGCGACATGATCGACGAGGTGGCGGCGGCCGAGGAGACGGCGCCGTCCGGCCCCGAGACCTGCATCTCCGTCAAACCCTCTCAGATCGGTCTCGAGATCTCCGACGGCGAGTTCGCGGCGAACTTGCGGCGGATCGTCGAGCGCGGCGACGAGCGGGGCGTGTTCGTCTGGGTCGACATGGAGAACTACGAGACGACCGACGCGACGCTCGACGCCTACGAGGAGCTCGCCCGGGAGCACGACGGCGGCGTGGGGCTGTGCCTGCAGGCGAACCTCAAGCGCACCCGCGACGACCTCGATCGCCTCGCGGACGTCCCGGGCAAGATACGGCTCGTCAAGGGCGCCTACGACGAACCGGAGTCGATCGCCTACAAGGAGAAGTCCCGGGTGAACGAGGCCTACAAAACGCTGCTCGAAGACGCGTTCGAGCACCGCGACGGCGGCGTCGCGGTCGGCAGCCACGACCCCGAGATGATCGAGTACGCCCGCCAGTTGCACGAGGAGTACGGCACGCCCTACGAGGTCCAGATGCTCATGGGCGTCCGCGACGACGCCCAGCGCGAACTCGCCGCCGAGGGCGTCGACGTCTACCAGTACGTCCCGTACGGATCGCGCTGGCTCCTGTACTTCTATCGGCGGGTCCGCGAACGCAAGGAGAACCTGCTGTTCGCCGCGCGAGCGGTCGTTCAGGGTGTTGTACCGGGATAG
- a CDS encoding aldo/keto reductase, with protein MVTNESDAFELGGTDEIHRLGYGAMRITGEEIIGEPDDPENARDVLRRAVDLGVDFIDTADSYGPGVSERLIREALLSDPEYRDEVVVATKGGLLRNRDGDWLPNGDPDYLRNAALASLDRLGVDEIDLYQFHRPDPDTPFEDSVTAIAEMQDEGLIRHVGVSNVDAEQLDKAREITDIVTVQNEYNLGNRESEDVLEACEDAGIGFIPWYPLGAGDLGEKEQVLDEIAANHDASRYQIGLAWLLEHSDVMLPIPGTSSIEHLEENVAASSIDLSDEEYERLAA; from the coding sequence ATGGTAACGAACGAGAGCGACGCCTTCGAGCTCGGCGGCACCGACGAGATTCATCGACTGGGCTACGGCGCCATGCGCATCACCGGCGAGGAGATCATCGGCGAACCCGACGATCCCGAGAACGCCCGCGACGTGCTCCGCCGAGCGGTCGATCTGGGCGTCGACTTCATCGACACCGCCGACTCGTACGGTCCCGGCGTCAGCGAGCGATTGATCCGCGAGGCGCTGCTCTCGGATCCGGAGTACCGCGACGAGGTCGTCGTCGCGACGAAGGGCGGCCTCCTCCGGAATCGGGACGGCGACTGGCTCCCGAACGGCGACCCCGACTACCTCCGGAACGCCGCGCTGGCGAGTCTCGATCGGCTCGGCGTCGACGAGATCGACCTCTACCAGTTCCACCGCCCCGACCCGGACACGCCGTTCGAGGACTCGGTGACGGCGATCGCCGAGATGCAGGACGAGGGGCTGATCCGCCACGTCGGCGTGAGCAACGTCGACGCCGAGCAACTCGACAAGGCTCGCGAGATCACCGACATCGTCACGGTGCAAAACGAGTACAACCTCGGCAACCGCGAGTCCGAGGACGTCCTCGAAGCCTGCGAGGACGCCGGGATCGGCTTCATCCCGTGGTACCCGCTGGGCGCGGGCGACCTCGGCGAGAAGGAGCAGGTCCTCGACGAAATCGCCGCAAATCACGACGCCTCCCGCTACCAGATCGGGCTCGCCTGGCTGCTCGAGCATTCCGACGTGATGCTCCCGATCCCCGGCACGTCCTCTATCGAGCACTTAGAGGAGAACGTCGCAGCGTCGTCGATCGACCTCTCCGACGAGGAGTACGAGCGGCTGGCGGCGTAG
- a CDS encoding ABC transporter ATP-binding protein → MSEEESSAFERYREHVDRPLVRLFREYGVPRWRWMVLGVVANVIAQVASLAPPVVLGAAIDSLFSGNRAYTLPLVPQAWIPVGAEPQFWFSVTLIGGSFLVTAAFTWIYGVVGNEFAHGVMYAVRSDSFEKLLALDMAFFDDKQTGEVMAILDNDAANLERFLDDALMNSLRLVVMVAGIAAVLFKLHPELALVTLVAVPVMVGFTWWFMRAIAPRYRRRQESVADFNTRIENGISGVELAKTTASEPHEVDRVDGAAHDLYRKVMSVLRLSYFYRPGMELLAGVAFTATFLVGGYSLMTGAAPLVLTEPVEVGTFVTFVFMTQRIVAPLAEVSNIVDQTQNAKASAERVFGLSDIPVHLDDPDDAVELTDADGRVEYDDVTFAYDSALMADEDAETVIDGVSIEAEPGETVALVGATGAGKSTLVKLLMRLYDVTDGAVRVDGRDVREYDLTSLRRQVGYVSQDTFLFDGTIAENIRYGQFDADHDAVVEAAKAAEAHEFIRDLPESYDTEVGERGVKLSGGQRQRIALARIFLQDPAMLVLDEATSAVDTETERRIQRALDRLAADRTTFTVAHRLSTVTGADTIVVLEDGQVVERGSHDELLREDGHYARLWRAQVGDVGSVEADGGET, encoded by the coding sequence ATGAGCGAAGAGGAGTCCAGCGCGTTCGAGCGCTACCGCGAGCACGTCGACCGGCCGCTGGTCCGGCTGTTCCGGGAGTACGGCGTCCCGCGGTGGCGCTGGATGGTGCTGGGCGTGGTCGCGAACGTGATCGCGCAGGTGGCCTCGCTGGCGCCGCCGGTCGTCCTCGGCGCGGCGATCGACTCGCTGTTCTCGGGGAATCGGGCCTACACCCTGCCGCTGGTGCCCCAGGCGTGGATCCCGGTCGGCGCGGAGCCGCAGTTCTGGTTCTCCGTGACGCTGATCGGCGGCTCCTTTCTGGTGACCGCAGCGTTCACGTGGATCTACGGCGTCGTCGGCAACGAGTTCGCCCACGGCGTGATGTACGCCGTCCGGTCGGACAGCTTCGAGAAACTGCTGGCTCTGGACATGGCCTTTTTCGACGACAAGCAGACCGGCGAGGTGATGGCGATCCTCGACAACGACGCCGCGAACCTGGAGCGGTTCCTCGACGACGCGCTGATGAACTCGCTGCGGCTCGTCGTGATGGTCGCCGGGATCGCGGCCGTGCTATTCAAGCTGCACCCCGAGCTGGCGCTGGTGACGCTCGTCGCGGTGCCGGTGATGGTCGGGTTCACGTGGTGGTTCATGCGAGCGATCGCGCCGCGGTACCGGCGGCGCCAGGAGTCGGTCGCCGACTTCAACACCCGCATCGAGAACGGTATCAGCGGCGTCGAGCTCGCCAAGACCACCGCCAGCGAACCCCACGAGGTCGACCGCGTCGACGGCGCCGCTCACGATCTCTACCGGAAGGTGATGTCGGTGCTGCGACTGAGCTACTTCTACCGGCCGGGGATGGAACTGCTCGCGGGGGTCGCGTTCACCGCGACCTTCCTCGTCGGGGGGTACTCGCTGATGACCGGCGCCGCGCCGCTCGTTCTCACCGAGCCCGTCGAGGTCGGCACGTTCGTCACGTTCGTGTTCATGACCCAGCGGATCGTCGCGCCGCTGGCGGAGGTCTCGAACATCGTCGACCAGACCCAGAACGCCAAGGCCTCCGCCGAGCGCGTGTTCGGCCTCTCCGATATTCCGGTCCACCTCGACGATCCCGACGACGCCGTCGAGCTGACCGACGCCGACGGGCGCGTGGAGTACGACGACGTGACCTTCGCCTACGACTCGGCGCTGATGGCCGACGAGGACGCGGAGACCGTGATCGACGGCGTCTCGATCGAAGCCGAGCCCGGCGAGACGGTCGCGCTCGTCGGGGCGACCGGCGCGGGCAAGTCGACGCTCGTCAAGCTGCTCATGCGCCTGTACGACGTGACCGACGGCGCGGTCCGCGTCGACGGCCGGGACGTCCGCGAGTACGACCTGACGAGCCTGCGTCGACAGGTCGGCTACGTCAGTCAGGACACGTTCCTGTTCGACGGGACGATCGCGGAGAATATTCGGTACGGCCAGTTCGACGCCGATCACGACGCCGTCGTCGAGGCGGCGAAAGCGGCGGAGGCTCACGAGTTCATCCGGGATCTACCCGAGAGCTACGACACCGAGGTCGGCGAGCGCGGCGTCAAGCTTTCCGGCGGGCAGCGCCAGCGCATCGCGCTCGCCCGGATCTTCCTGCAGGATCCCGCGATGCTCGTGCTCGACGAGGCGACCAGCGCGGTCGATACCGAGACCGAGCGGCGCATCCAGCGCGCGCTCGATCGACTGGCGGCGGATCGGACGACGTTCACCGTGGCCCACCGGCTCTCGACGGTGACCGGCGCGGACACGATCGTCGTGCTGGAGGACGGGCAGGTGGTGGAGCGTGGAAGTCACGACGAGCTGTTGCGGGAAGACGGCCACTACGCCCGGCTCTGGCGCGCGCAGGTCGGTGACGTGGGCTCGGTGGAAGCCGACGGCGGCGAGACGTGA
- a CDS encoding DUF7521 family protein — translation MEPIVLQLAETFRPPDYIIWFSQLSGIASAIVGLFIAYQAYRGYKRNDSRPMLYIGVGFLLALGVPLALLPAQLVLSTTGRSIALVIQQTSQLAGMLTILYALRMES, via the coding sequence GTGGAACCGATCGTCCTCCAGCTGGCCGAGACGTTCCGACCGCCCGACTACATCATCTGGTTCAGCCAGCTCAGCGGCATCGCCAGCGCGATCGTCGGGCTGTTCATCGCCTACCAGGCCTACCGCGGGTACAAGCGCAACGACTCCCGCCCGATGCTGTACATCGGCGTCGGCTTCCTGCTGGCGCTGGGCGTGCCGCTGGCGCTGCTGCCCGCTCAGCTCGTGCTCTCGACGACGGGGCGCTCGATCGCGCTCGTGATCCAGCAGACCAGCCAGCTCGCCGGAATGCTGACGATACTGTACGCGCTTCGGATGGAATCCTGA
- a CDS encoding helix-turn-helix domain-containing protein, protein MSEDSEIEAVAAMLEDATARTILTQTSLEPMSANTLSERCDASKPTVYRRLEDLRELDLLVEQTEPDPEGGHHRTVYSTNMDRITVELRDGELHLDVDRREDIADRFTELIEGI, encoded by the coding sequence GTGAGTGAGGACAGCGAGATCGAAGCCGTCGCGGCGATGCTGGAGGACGCGACGGCCCGGACGATCCTCACCCAGACGAGCCTGGAACCCATGTCAGCGAACACGTTGAGCGAACGCTGCGACGCCTCGAAGCCGACGGTGTACCGGCGCCTGGAGGACCTCCGCGAGCTCGATCTGCTGGTCGAGCAGACCGAGCCCGACCCCGAGGGGGGCCACCACCGGACCGTGTACTCGACGAACATGGATCGGATCACCGTCGAGCTGCGCGACGGCGAGTTGCACCTCGACGTCGACCGCCGGGAGGACATCGCCGACCGGTTCACCGAACTCATCGAGGGGATCTGA
- a CDS encoding helix-turn-helix domain-containing protein, which yields MAQTEAQGGERRARGTVLTLEIWHPNCWTLEVTDAAPANLLAHSVYNATDGHVKGHFTVYGDSTDDIDELIDAAADSRLTHSVVEMQRRYAHDYGGTAPGNATRELFVEYDPTDTISDALASRGFIQEAPVRIRDGTEYWSVFVDDVDRDELHERLEEVRESHDADITVTKISSQDTVGDDIVDRVGLLSERQRDIFELACEHGYYDWPRGITTRELADEADISKTTLLEHLRQAEAKLLDPAIEEATDSL from the coding sequence ATGGCACAAACGGAGGCACAGGGGGGCGAACGGCGAGCGCGCGGAACCGTCCTCACGCTTGAGATCTGGCATCCGAACTGCTGGACGCTGGAAGTGACCGACGCGGCGCCGGCGAACTTGCTCGCACACTCGGTGTACAACGCGACAGACGGTCACGTCAAGGGCCACTTCACGGTGTACGGCGACTCGACCGACGACATCGACGAACTGATCGACGCCGCCGCCGACTCGCGGCTCACCCACTCGGTCGTGGAGATGCAACGAAGGTACGCCCACGACTACGGCGGCACCGCGCCGGGCAACGCGACGCGGGAACTGTTCGTCGAGTACGACCCGACGGACACGATCAGCGACGCGCTCGCCTCGCGGGGGTTCATCCAGGAGGCGCCCGTCCGGATCCGCGACGGCACCGAGTACTGGTCCGTGTTCGTCGACGACGTCGACAGGGACGAGCTCCACGAGCGACTGGAGGAAGTGCGCGAATCCCACGACGCCGACATCACGGTCACCAAGATCAGCTCCCAGGACACCGTCGGCGACGACATCGTCGACCGGGTCGGGCTGCTCTCCGAGCGCCAGCGCGACATCTTCGAGCTGGCCTGCGAGCACGGCTACTACGACTGGCCCCGCGGGATCACGACCCGCGAACTGGCCGACGAGGCGGATATCTCGAAGACGACGCTGCTCGAGCACCTCCGACAGGCGGAGGCCAAGCTTCTCGATCCGGCGATCGAGGAGGCGACCGACTCGCTCTGA
- the solA gene encoding N-methyl-L-tryptophan oxidase produces the protein MSDADSYDAIVIGVGGMGSAAAAHLAERGADVLGLERYDVPHSMGSSHGVTRIIRLAYYEHPSYVPLLRRAYELWRDLEADYDRQLLHVTGSVDAAPPDDPLFEGSKRSCEDHDIPHEVLSSAELGERFPGYDLPEDHMAVYQPDGGFLWPEQCIVAHVQRAHANGAEIRARERVQSWESTGGTGADDSDDGVVVETDRGTYEASKLVIAAGAWAAEQVDALEGIAVPERQALGWFQPTAPEHFSPENFPVFNLQVSEGRYYGFPTFHVPGFKIGRYHHLDETVDPDEMDREPNREDEAILRECTERYFPAAAGPTQRLATCMFTNTPDEHFVIDRLPDHPQVSVAAGFSGHGFKFASVVGEILADLTLAGGTDHDVGMFSIDRFD, from the coding sequence ATGAGTGACGCCGACAGCTACGACGCCATCGTGATCGGCGTCGGCGGGATGGGCAGCGCGGCCGCGGCCCACCTCGCCGAGCGGGGCGCCGACGTGCTCGGCCTCGAACGGTACGACGTTCCCCACTCGATGGGCTCGTCCCACGGCGTCACCCGGATCATCCGGCTGGCGTACTACGAACACCCATCCTACGTCCCGCTGCTCCGCCGCGCCTACGAGCTCTGGCGGGATCTGGAGGCCGACTACGACCGACAGCTCCTGCACGTGACCGGATCGGTCGACGCCGCGCCGCCCGACGACCCGCTGTTCGAGGGGTCGAAGCGCTCCTGCGAGGACCACGACATCCCCCACGAGGTGCTCTCGAGCGCCGAACTGGGCGAGCGATTCCCCGGCTACGACCTGCCCGAGGACCACATGGCGGTGTACCAGCCCGACGGCGGGTTCCTCTGGCCCGAGCAGTGCATCGTCGCCCACGTCCAGCGCGCCCACGCGAACGGCGCCGAGATCCGGGCGCGCGAACGAGTGCAGTCGTGGGAGTCGACCGGCGGCACCGGCGCCGACGACTCCGACGACGGCGTCGTCGTCGAGACCGACCGCGGAACCTACGAGGCCTCGAAGCTGGTAATCGCGGCCGGCGCGTGGGCCGCCGAGCAGGTCGACGCGCTGGAAGGGATCGCCGTCCCCGAGCGCCAGGCGCTGGGCTGGTTCCAGCCGACCGCGCCGGAGCACTTCTCGCCAGAGAACTTCCCGGTGTTCAACCTGCAGGTGTCCGAGGGTCGCTACTACGGCTTCCCGACGTTCCACGTTCCGGGGTTCAAGATCGGGCGGTACCACCACCTCGACGAGACCGTCGATCCCGACGAGATGGACCGCGAACCGAACCGCGAGGACGAGGCGATCCTCCGGGAGTGTACCGAGCGCTACTTCCCGGCGGCCGCGGGCCCGACCCAGCGCCTCGCGACGTGCATGTTCACCAACACTCCCGACGAGCACTTCGTGATCGACCGGCTGCCCGACCACCCGCAGGTGTCGGTCGCGGCGGGCTTTTCGGGTCACGGGTTCAAGTTCGCCAGCGTCGTCGGCGAGATCCTCGCGGACCTGACGCTGGCGGGCGGGACCGACCACGACGTCGGGATGTTCTCGATCGATCGGTTCGACTAG
- a CDS encoding sodium-dependent transporter, whose protein sequence is MSEASARTAREEWGTRFGFLMAMLGAMVGAGNIWRMPYTTGQNGGGVFLIAYVLLLFVIAIPGLMAETMLGRYTQRGVIGSFRQILGDKRYAGLALVVVVVNVALMSYYAPIIGQSMYYAGHSLLPTFFQSGFEATPFWNSFSGSPLLTIGTHTVVMATIAVVLTFGIKKGIERVVKYMIPFLILSLIAISIRGVTLSGGMDGLAFVFTPDWSYLFRGDMWVAALGQALFSTGLGWGIALTYGSYLRKHDDVALGGGVFTALGNTAIGLLAIFAVFPVVFAFGLEPTAGANLMFISLVQVFPQLVGGQLWAIMFFFGFFFATFSSGLAITEVGVTTIAEQTRLSRNQSVLTVSGAIWLLGLPSAYSSSFLGSMDYIFGNFGLPLATLAIIGLIGWKLGPERARVLDLNRNSDIYVGSWWDGIIKYVIPSVMIFIIGYGAYTSVGTGDQTLMIGGIALMAVLTAASIAVMRVLPDSSDRDAVTAPKGGD, encoded by the coding sequence ATGTCAGAGGCGAGCGCGAGAACGGCGAGAGAAGAGTGGGGGACGCGGTTCGGGTTCCTCATGGCAATGCTCGGCGCGATGGTCGGCGCGGGTAACATCTGGCGGATGCCCTACACGACGGGGCAGAACGGCGGCGGCGTGTTCCTCATCGCCTACGTCCTGCTCCTGTTCGTGATCGCCATCCCCGGGCTGATGGCCGAGACGATGCTCGGCCGATACACCCAGAGAGGCGTTATCGGATCGTTCAGACAGATCCTCGGCGACAAGCGGTACGCCGGGCTGGCGCTCGTGGTCGTGGTGGTCAACGTGGCGCTGATGTCGTACTACGCGCCCATCATCGGGCAGTCGATGTACTACGCCGGCCACTCCCTGCTGCCGACGTTCTTCCAGTCCGGGTTCGAGGCCACCCCGTTCTGGAATTCGTTCTCCGGTTCGCCGTTGCTGACGATCGGCACCCACACCGTCGTCATGGCGACCATCGCGGTCGTGTTGACGTTCGGGATCAAGAAGGGGATCGAGCGCGTCGTGAAGTACATGATCCCGTTCCTCATCCTCTCGCTGATCGCAATCTCGATCCGCGGCGTGACGCTGTCCGGCGGGATGGACGGGCTCGCGTTCGTGTTCACGCCCGACTGGAGCTACCTCTTCCGCGGAGACATGTGGGTCGCCGCCCTCGGTCAGGCCCTGTTCTCGACCGGGCTGGGCTGGGGGATCGCGCTGACCTACGGGAGCTACCTCCGCAAGCACGACGACGTGGCGCTGGGCGGCGGCGTGTTCACCGCCCTCGGGAACACGGCGATCGGCCTCCTGGCCATCTTCGCGGTGTTCCCGGTCGTGTTCGCGTTCGGCCTCGAACCCACCGCCGGCGCGAACCTCATGTTCATCTCGCTCGTGCAGGTGTTCCCGCAGCTCGTCGGCGGGCAGCTGTGGGCGATCATGTTCTTCTTCGGCTTCTTCTTCGCGACGTTCTCGTCAGGACTCGCGATCACCGAAGTGGGCGTGACGACGATCGCCGAACAGACGCGACTGAGCAGGAACCAGTCCGTGCTGACGGTGTCGGGCGCGATCTGGCTGCTCGGCCTGCCGAGCGCCTACTCGTCGTCGTTCCTCGGCTCGATGGACTACATCTTCGGGAACTTCGGGCTCCCGCTGGCGACGCTCGCCATCATCGGGCTCATCGGCTGGAAACTGGGGCCCGAACGCGCACGCGTCCTCGACCTGAATCGGAACTCGGACATCTACGTCGGCTCGTGGTGGGACGGCATCATCAAGTACGTCATCCCCAGCGTGATGATCTTCATCATCGGCTACGGCGCGTACACGAGCGTCGGCACGGGCGACCAGACGCTGATGATCGGCGGCATCGCGCTGATGGCGGTGCTGACGGCGGCGAGCATCGCAGTCATGCGAGTGCTTCCGGACAGCTCGGACCGCGATGCAGTTACCGCGCCCAAGGGGGGTGACTGA